A window of the Lactobacillus gasseri ATCC 33323 = JCM 1131 genome harbors these coding sequences:
- a CDS encoding AEC family transporter — protein MISILVNDIIPILVIMLLGYLCGKFYFFDNDQRQGLNKLVLDIALPAALFISIVKATRKMFAQDIVLTLISIVGVVGLFMLSYYLDKLLFHRTTQQAAVCALIAGSPTIGFLGFAVLDPIYGNNATTNLVIGIVSIVVNAITIPLGLALINKGQTLTKKKANANPNNKGTKVEVEDIKGKGLNKTKKKVVVTIPDGVPVTDAEAKALKEKGIEREIDLARAEIADHADEPHQPMNPTLKSVINAIKQPVAAAPLIAVILVLIGIRIPTSWAPTFDLIAKANAGVAVLAAGLALSTVKFSIDKEVIWNTFFRLFLTPAVIVAAAYLCGMGSDPTKISMLCLATGLPPAFSGIIISSRYNIYVKEGASSVAVSTVFFAVSCIFWIWLLPILAHMF, from the coding sequence ATGATTAGTATCTTAGTAAATGACATAATCCCTATTTTAGTGATTATGTTACTCGGTTATCTCTGCGGAAAGTTTTACTTTTTCGATAATGATCAGAGACAAGGACTAAATAAATTAGTGCTTGATATCGCATTACCAGCAGCTTTATTTATTTCAATTGTTAAAGCTACCAGAAAAATGTTTGCGCAAGATATCGTATTAACGTTGATTTCTATTGTTGGTGTTGTTGGGCTATTTATGCTGAGTTATTACTTAGATAAATTGCTCTTCCATAGAACGACGCAGCAAGCAGCTGTTTGTGCTTTGATTGCAGGTTCTCCAACAATTGGGTTCCTTGGTTTTGCTGTGTTAGATCCTATTTATGGGAATAATGCAACAACTAACTTAGTTATTGGAATTGTATCGATTGTGGTTAATGCTATTACCATTCCATTGGGATTAGCTTTAATTAACAAAGGACAAACTTTAACTAAGAAGAAGGCTAACGCAAATCCAAATAATAAGGGAACTAAGGTTGAAGTAGAAGACATAAAGGGAAAGGGCTTAAATAAGACTAAGAAGAAGGTCGTAGTAACTATTCCCGATGGTGTTCCAGTTACTGATGCAGAAGCTAAGGCTTTGAAAGAAAAGGGTATTGAGCGTGAAATTGATTTAGCTCGTGCAGAAATTGCTGATCATGCTGATGAGCCTCATCAGCCGATGAATCCAACTTTAAAATCAGTTATTAATGCAATTAAACAACCGGTTGCAGCGGCTCCATTAATTGCAGTTATTCTAGTTTTAATTGGAATTAGAATTCCTACATCTTGGGCACCAACTTTTGATTTAATTGCCAAGGCTAACGCTGGTGTTGCTGTTTTAGCAGCTGGTCTTGCTTTGTCTACAGTTAAGTTTTCAATTGACAAAGAAGTTATTTGGAATACTTTCTTTAGACTATTCTTAACACCAGCAGTGATTGTTGCAGCAGCATATCTTTGTGGTATGGGATCAGATCCTACCAAGATTTCAATGCTTTGTTTGGCAACTGGATTGCCACCAGCATTTTCTGGAATTATTATTTCTAGTCGCTACAACATCTACGTTAAAGAAGGTGCAAGTTCAGTTGCAGTTTCGACTGTCTTCTTCGCAGTAAGCTGTATTTTCTGGATTTGGCTATTACCAATTTTGGCACATATGTTTTAA
- a CDS encoding DUF4097 family beta strand repeat-containing protein has product MKNNNKKFILIPLLSSLVILLSACSIIVSDHNDSKPEIRTTISNQGFNKLAVSVAISDISVKYGDKYKVEYAGPKNLKPIVNRKNGVLTIKQSASGVHHVNSDLTIAITVPKQLLKNVTLSTNDGDIEVENIATTNSISVATNDGDIDITNLRAPNGKINTNDGDININKLISKNGFKVNTDDGDIKVSNSSFTGYRLDTSDGDIKVKDSSSSSTFIENKNSSNVLIASTQDGDIKIK; this is encoded by the coding sequence ATGAAAAATAATAATAAAAAGTTTATCTTAATCCCCTTATTATCTTCACTAGTAATCCTGCTTTCAGCCTGCAGTATTATTGTTTCAGACCATAATGATAGTAAACCGGAAATCAGAACCACGATCAGTAATCAAGGTTTTAATAAGCTGGCAGTTTCGGTAGCTATTTCCGATATTTCTGTTAAATACGGCGATAAATATAAAGTCGAATATGCTGGACCTAAAAATTTAAAACCAATTGTTAATAGAAAAAACGGTGTATTAACTATTAAACAATCGGCTTCTGGCGTCCATCATGTTAATAGTGATCTTACAATTGCCATTACGGTACCTAAGCAGCTTTTGAAAAATGTGACTTTGTCCACTAATGACGGCGATATTGAAGTTGAAAATATCGCAACTACCAATTCAATATCTGTTGCTACAAATGATGGGGATATTGACATCACTAACTTAAGAGCTCCAAATGGCAAAATAAATACAAATGATGGCGACATTAACATCAATAAATTAATCAGCAAAAATGGTTTTAAAGTTAATACAGATGATGGGGATATCAAGGTAAGTAATTCTTCCTTCACCGGTTATAGGCTTGATACAAGCGATGGGGATATTAAGGTCAAAGATAGCTCCTCAAGCAGCACTTTTATAGAAAATAAAAATAGCTCCAATGTATTAATTGCTTCTACACAAGACGGCGATATTAAAATCAAATAG
- a CDS encoding C69 family dipeptidase encodes MKQTECTTILVGKNATIDGSTMIARSEDGGRTIIPERFEVVMPKDQPKHYESVISHQKIDDADLLSNPLRYTSAPDASGKNGIWAAAGINSDNIAMTATETITTNSRIQGIDPLLEEGGLGEEDFVTLTLPYIHSAYEGVERVGYLLEKYGTYEMNGMAFSDKDEIWYLETIGGHHWAARRIPDDAYVIAPNRLNIDEFHFDDDDFASSKDLKNLIEEYHLNPDLEGYNLRHIFGSSTIKDAHYNNPRAWYIHNYFDPDFGGEPSDQNQPFICHANRKISIEDIKWAESSHYQDTPFDAYGDQGSAEQKKTFRPIGINRNFETHILQIRNDVPEKIAGVQWLAFGPNTFNSMVPFYTNITTTPASFQTGPKFDLNKIFWLNKLTAQLGDINFRVYGELEADFEQKSLAQCHKIQHETDKEAKKYSGDELQDKLNEANQKMADTVYDNTVELLGNMVNEGHGLMTLKYDLLD; translated from the coding sequence ATGAAGCAAACCGAATGTACTACTATCTTAGTTGGAAAAAATGCAACTATTGATGGCTCAACAATGATTGCTCGTAGTGAAGATGGCGGTCGTACTATTATTCCTGAAAGATTCGAAGTTGTAATGCCAAAGGATCAACCTAAACATTACGAAAGTGTTATTAGCCACCAAAAGATTGATGACGCAGACCTTCTTTCTAACCCTCTTCGCTACACTAGTGCACCTGATGCATCTGGAAAAAACGGAATTTGGGCAGCTGCTGGTATCAATTCAGACAATATTGCTATGACTGCAACTGAAACTATTACTACCAACTCACGTATTCAAGGAATTGATCCATTGCTTGAAGAAGGTGGCTTAGGTGAAGAAGATTTTGTAACTCTGACTCTACCTTATATTCATTCTGCATACGAAGGAGTTGAACGAGTAGGATATTTACTAGAAAAATACGGTACCTACGAAATGAATGGTATGGCATTTTCTGATAAAGATGAAATTTGGTATCTTGAAACTATTGGTGGCCACCACTGGGCAGCTCGCCGTATTCCAGACGATGCTTATGTAATTGCTCCTAACCGACTAAATATCGATGAATTTCACTTCGATGACGATGACTTTGCATCTTCAAAAGATCTTAAGAATTTAATTGAAGAATACCACTTAAATCCTGATCTTGAAGGCTACAATTTACGTCATATCTTTGGCTCTTCTACAATTAAAGATGCTCACTACAACAATCCACGCGCTTGGTATATTCACAATTATTTTGATCCCGACTTTGGCGGTGAACCAAGTGATCAAAATCAACCCTTCATCTGCCACGCTAATCGTAAGATCAGCATTGAAGATATCAAATGGGCAGAAAGTTCTCATTACCAAGACACGCCTTTTGACGCATATGGTGATCAAGGAAGTGCTGAACAGAAGAAGACATTCCGTCCAATTGGTATTAACAGAAACTTTGAAACCCATATCTTACAAATTAGAAATGATGTTCCTGAGAAAATCGCTGGTGTTCAATGGTTAGCTTTTGGTCCAAATACTTTTAACAGCATGGTTCCTTTCTACACTAATATCACTACTACTCCAGCAAGCTTTCAAACTGGTCCTAAGTTTGATCTAAATAAGATTTTCTGGTTAAACAAGTTAACTGCTCAGCTAGGTGATATTAACTTCCGCGTTTATGGCGAATTAGAAGCTGACTTTGAACAAAAGAGTCTTGCACAGTGCCACAAGATCCAACATGAAACTGATAAAGAAGCCAAAAAATACTCTGGCGACGAACTTCAAGATAAGCTAAATGAAGCAAACCAAAAGATGGCTGATACTGTCTACGATAATACTGTTGAATTATTAGGAAACATGGTTAACGAAGGTCATGGTTTAATGACTTTGAAGTATGATTTACTTGATTAA
- the glyA gene encoding serine hydroxymethyltransferase → MNYGEKAPALWDAIKNEEKRQEDTIELIASENIVSDAVREAQGSVLTNKYAEGYPGKRYYGGCQYIDQVEQLAIDYAKKLFNAEYANVQPHSGSQANMTVYNALLKPGDTILGMGMDAGGHLTHGSKVNFSGKIFNSVSYDLNPETEELDFEKIRQIALENKPKLIIAGASAYSRIIDWQKFREIADEVGAYLMVDMAHIAGLVATGAHPSPIPVADVVTTTTHKTLRGPRGGMILSNNKKLGKKIDSALFPGTQGGPLEHVIAAKAQAFYEDLQPEFSTYIEQVVKNAQAMADEFKKSENIRVVSGGTDNHLMIVDITKTGVTGKDAQNLLDSVNITTNKESIPGDTRSPFITSGLRIGTPAITSRGFKENDAREVARIIIKVLDNPEDKDVLTEAKSSVKSLVDKHQIK, encoded by the coding sequence ATGAATTATGGAGAAAAGGCGCCAGCACTTTGGGATGCAATTAAGAATGAAGAAAAAAGGCAAGAAGATACAATAGAGTTAATTGCATCAGAAAATATTGTTTCCGATGCTGTCAGAGAAGCACAAGGATCTGTGTTAACGAATAAATATGCAGAAGGATATCCGGGCAAAAGATATTACGGTGGGTGCCAATATATTGATCAAGTAGAACAATTGGCGATTGACTATGCTAAAAAATTATTCAATGCGGAATATGCAAATGTTCAACCACATTCTGGTTCACAAGCTAATATGACGGTTTATAATGCTCTATTAAAGCCGGGAGACACAATTTTAGGGATGGGAATGGATGCTGGTGGGCATCTTACTCATGGCTCAAAGGTTAATTTTTCAGGAAAAATTTTTAATTCTGTTAGTTATGATTTAAATCCGGAAACTGAAGAATTAGATTTTGAAAAAATTAGACAAATTGCCTTAGAAAATAAACCAAAATTAATTATCGCCGGAGCTTCGGCATATAGCAGAATTATTGACTGGCAAAAATTCCGTGAAATTGCGGATGAAGTTGGTGCTTATTTGATGGTTGATATGGCACATATTGCTGGGTTAGTTGCTACAGGAGCTCATCCAAGTCCAATTCCTGTCGCAGACGTAGTTACTACTACTACTCATAAGACTTTACGTGGACCACGGGGCGGAATGATTTTATCTAACAATAAAAAATTAGGTAAAAAGATTGATTCTGCTCTTTTCCCAGGTACTCAGGGTGGACCATTAGAGCATGTAATTGCTGCCAAGGCACAAGCTTTTTATGAAGATCTGCAGCCAGAATTTTCTACATATATTGAGCAAGTGGTTAAAAATGCCCAAGCAATGGCGGACGAATTTAAAAAGAGTGAAAATATTCGCGTAGTATCAGGCGGAACCGATAATCACTTAATGATTGTTGATATTACTAAAACTGGGGTAACAGGAAAAGATGCACAGAACTTGCTTGATTCTGTAAATATTACAACTAATAAAGAATCAATTCCCGGTGATACTAGAAGTCCATTTATTACTAGTGGATTGAGAATTGGAACGCCAGCAATAACTAGTAGAGGTTTTAAAGAAAATGATGCAAGAGAAGTTGCAAGAATCATTATTAAAGTTTTAGATAATCCAGAAGATAAAGATGTCTTAACAGAGGCTAAAAGTAGCGTTAAAAGCTTAGTAGATAAGCATCAAATTAAATAA
- a CDS encoding alpha-galactosidase, whose translation MIDVIDNKYFYLHNGAVAYLFGLLPNHQLEHLYYGEDLGELSKNDLEYMSLHPNKASGTVKYSKKIKNFTLADRMQEFPTYGTSDFREGAVSIENEGAYLYPDFKYDHFEITTGKKRNLDFPTSYGNDSENLIVSLIDTDHQLELQLSYSIFENWSAIVRKATIINHGKQEVKLTNLQSTVLDLPNDSYDFLQLSGAWTKERHITTRPLTQGITKIESLRGASSHQENPFIALVDKNVTNDSGNIYASNLIYSGNFISQVEVDEWGQSRLMTGINPATFKWKLAPNQDFSTPEAVLFYSKQGFNGLMKQTHNFVKKHIIDQKWQQRDRLIVINNWEATYFDFNEEKLLKLAAQANQLGIECFVLDDGWFGKRDSDNSSLGNWTVDKRKFPQGLDHFSAQVHKMGMKFGLWFEPEMVSADTELYNMHPDWVVRHPYKRYSVGRRQYVLDFANPAVVDNIYQQMAKIIEDAQVDYIKWDMNRNITEAYSPYLYSINHPQGEIFHRYIQGVYKLYAKLLTSFPDLLIEGCASGGGRFDLGILYYSPQIWPSDDSDAVERLDIMSGTLLAYPLSTFSNHVSAVPNDQVKRITSLKFRQNVACFGPLGYELDLNKLSTEEKNQIKNWIRWYKENRKLLVNGTFDQLLKFDPSQNTYAWSVSNSNKQIVGFYRKLARPNETLDQYLPLKHLNDHQKYQINFDQMVSGRVLQKFGLREPYQFNASNPDTAQISGDFQSYLYQIKTIDRKI comes from the coding sequence ATGATTGATGTAATTGATAATAAATATTTTTATTTACATAATGGTGCAGTCGCATACTTATTTGGATTGTTGCCTAATCACCAATTAGAGCACTTATATTATGGTGAAGATTTAGGTGAATTATCTAAGAACGATTTAGAATATATGTCGCTTCATCCAAATAAAGCTTCTGGAACAGTGAAATATTCAAAAAAAATTAAAAATTTTACACTCGCTGATCGAATGCAGGAATTCCCAACGTACGGTACAAGCGATTTTCGTGAGGGTGCTGTAAGTATTGAAAATGAGGGCGCGTATCTATATCCTGATTTTAAATACGATCATTTTGAGATTACGACAGGTAAGAAAAGAAACTTAGATTTTCCTACTTCATATGGAAATGATAGTGAAAATTTAATTGTCTCCTTAATTGATACTGATCACCAGTTAGAATTGCAACTTTCATATAGTATTTTTGAAAACTGGTCGGCAATAGTGCGTAAGGCAACGATTATTAATCATGGTAAGCAAGAAGTTAAACTTACTAACTTGCAAAGTACAGTTCTCGATTTGCCGAATGATAGTTATGATTTTCTGCAATTATCTGGAGCTTGGACTAAAGAGCGGCATATTACAACCCGTCCGTTAACGCAAGGAATTACTAAAATTGAATCGTTAAGAGGCGCGTCAAGCCATCAAGAAAATCCTTTTATTGCACTTGTGGATAAGAATGTGACAAATGACAGTGGAAATATATATGCAAGTAATTTAATTTATTCTGGCAATTTTATTAGCCAAGTGGAAGTTGATGAATGGGGACAAAGTAGGTTGATGACCGGAATCAATCCAGCTACTTTTAAGTGGAAATTGGCACCAAATCAGGATTTTTCTACACCAGAAGCTGTCTTGTTTTACAGTAAGCAAGGCTTTAACGGCTTAATGAAGCAGACGCATAATTTTGTTAAAAAACATATTATTGATCAAAAATGGCAACAACGAGATAGACTAATTGTAATTAATAATTGGGAAGCTACTTATTTTGACTTCAATGAAGAAAAGCTGCTGAAATTGGCAGCTCAGGCTAACCAACTAGGAATTGAGTGTTTTGTTCTTGATGATGGATGGTTTGGTAAACGAGATAGTGATAACAGTTCATTAGGAAATTGGACAGTGGATAAAAGAAAGTTTCCACAAGGATTGGATCATTTCAGTGCACAGGTGCATAAAATGGGGATGAAATTTGGCTTATGGTTTGAACCAGAAATGGTTTCAGCAGATACTGAACTATATAATATGCATCCCGACTGGGTTGTTAGACATCCTTACAAGCGTTATTCAGTTGGACGCAGACAATATGTACTTGATTTTGCAAATCCAGCAGTGGTAGATAATATCTATCAGCAGATGGCTAAAATAATTGAAGATGCTCAAGTAGACTATATTAAATGGGATATGAATCGAAATATTACTGAGGCATATTCGCCGTATTTGTATTCTATTAATCATCCCCAAGGTGAAATTTTCCACAGATATATTCAAGGTGTTTATAAGTTATACGCAAAGTTATTAACAAGTTTTCCTGACCTGTTAATTGAAGGTTGCGCTAGTGGTGGCGGACGCTTTGATTTAGGAATTCTATATTATAGTCCACAAATTTGGCCAAGTGATGACAGTGATGCAGTAGAAAGATTAGATATTATGTCAGGAACCTTGTTGGCGTATCCTTTATCTACGTTTAGTAATCATGTTTCTGCTGTTCCTAACGATCAAGTAAAAAGAATAACAAGCTTAAAATTTAGACAAAATGTTGCTTGCTTTGGTCCTTTAGGATATGAGTTAGACCTAAATAAGTTATCAACAGAAGAAAAGAACCAAATTAAAAATTGGATTAGATGGTATAAAGAAAATCGTAAATTGTTGGTCAATGGAACTTTTGATCAACTATTAAAATTTGATCCCTCACAAAATACTTATGCTTGGAGTGTAAGCAATTCTAATAAACAGATTGTCGGATTTTATCGCAAACTTGCGCGACCTAATGAAACTTTAGATCAGTATCTCCCTCTTAAACATTTAAATGATCATCAAAAATATCAAATTAATTTTGATCAGATGGTATCGGGTAGAGTTTTACAAAAATTTGGATTACGTGAACCATATCAATTCAATGCTTCAAATCCTGACACTGCGCAAATTAGTGGTGACTTTCAATCGTATCTTTATCAAATAAAAACTATTGACAGAAAAATCTAA
- the trpX gene encoding tryptophan ABC transporter substrate-binding protein translates to MKRMYGLIAILITFLAVAFFTENREQEADKKVPQVGVLTLMHHPALDEIYRGFKAELKEAGYIDGKNIKIDYQNANNDQSNLRTMATKLTDEQSKVLVGITTPAAQALANSTSKTPIVLGAVTNPKASGLVKNERHPESNVTGVSDAAPIKQQLDLIKEFMPNLKTLGVIYTSSDSSAVSGFHEIEQECKRRKINLKVFSIANSNDLNQVSEQMFRQVDAAIVPTDNTIAGAMETLVKNGNAAKKPIFPAAATMVKQGGLATYSVNQYKLGQMTGKMTIAILKGKRVSSLPVERVQKGEPVVNLKEAKELNLQAPQRFLKECQRNGVVYR, encoded by the coding sequence ATGAAAAGAATGTATGGATTAATTGCAATTTTAATAACTTTTTTAGCAGTAGCTTTTTTCACTGAAAATCGTGAACAAGAAGCAGATAAAAAAGTACCGCAGGTTGGGGTTTTAACTTTAATGCATCACCCAGCTCTTGATGAAATATATCGTGGCTTTAAAGCAGAATTAAAAGAAGCAGGATATATAGATGGAAAAAATATCAAAATTGATTATCAAAACGCAAATAATGATCAAAGCAATTTGCGTACTATGGCTACTAAGTTAACTGATGAACAGTCAAAGGTACTTGTTGGAATTACGACGCCAGCTGCTCAAGCATTGGCAAATTCAACCAGTAAAACGCCAATTGTTTTAGGAGCAGTAACAAATCCAAAAGCGAGTGGTTTAGTGAAAAATGAACGCCATCCAGAATCAAATGTAACTGGAGTATCCGACGCTGCTCCGATTAAACAACAGTTAGATTTAATTAAAGAATTTATGCCTAATCTGAAAACACTAGGAGTAATTTATACTTCAAGCGATTCTTCTGCAGTTAGTGGTTTTCATGAAATTGAACAAGAATGTAAAAGAAGAAAAATAAATTTAAAGGTATTTTCAATAGCAAATAGCAATGATCTTAATCAGGTATCAGAGCAAATGTTTAGGCAGGTGGATGCGGCCATAGTACCTACTGATAATACAATTGCTGGAGCAATGGAAACTTTGGTTAAAAACGGAAATGCTGCTAAGAAACCTATTTTTCCAGCGGCTGCAACAATGGTAAAGCAAGGTGGCTTAGCAACATATAGTGTTAATCAGTACAAACTGGGGCAGATGACTGGAAAAATGACAATTGCCATTTTAAAAGGTAAAAGGGTCAGTTCATTACCAGTAGAAAGAGTTCAAAAAGGAGAACCTGTGGTTAACTTAAAAGAAGCAAAAGAATTGAATCTCCAAGCGCCACAAAGATTTCTAAAAGAGTGTCAAAGAAATGGGGTTGTGTACAGATGA
- a CDS encoding ABC transporter permease, protein MNLIVSAIGQGLLWALLGLGLYLTFRILNFADMTVEGTFPLGAAVAVANLAHGMSPYLATFLALLAGMLAGLVTGLLYTKGKIPILLAGILTMTAIYSINLRIMGGSNISLIGKKTLLNNEFLRSLPQYFNSVVLGIIVVVIITGILVFFLNTDFGQAFIATGDNPKMAKSLGIYTDSMIIIGLMLSNGIVALCGALIAQNNGYADINMGIGTIVIALASIIIGEVAFGELTLNQRLVAVTLGSIIYRLILLAVLQLGFSANDLNLISSIVLALCMMLPQLEKIVHLKKPIEKGVKKHD, encoded by the coding sequence ATGAATTTGATCGTATCTGCAATTGGTCAAGGATTATTATGGGCATTATTAGGCTTAGGATTATATTTAACTTTTAGAATTTTAAATTTTGCTGATATGACAGTCGAAGGAACTTTCCCATTAGGAGCAGCTGTGGCTGTTGCTAATCTTGCTCATGGAATGTCACCATATTTGGCTACTTTTTTAGCTTTGCTTGCGGGGATGCTTGCAGGGTTAGTGACCGGTTTATTATATACAAAGGGAAAAATTCCGATTTTGCTTGCTGGTATTTTGACGATGACTGCGATTTATTCAATTAACTTGAGAATTATGGGCGGTTCTAATATTTCATTAATTGGTAAGAAAACTCTGCTTAATAATGAATTTTTGAGATCTCTACCTCAGTATTTTAATAGCGTGGTCTTAGGAATAATAGTTGTAGTAATTATTACAGGAATTTTGGTTTTCTTTTTAAATACAGATTTTGGTCAAGCTTTTATTGCTACGGGAGATAATCCTAAAATGGCTAAGTCTTTAGGAATCTATACTGATTCAATGATAATTATCGGTTTAATGCTTTCAAACGGAATTGTTGCCTTGTGCGGAGCATTAATTGCGCAAAATAATGGCTATGCTGATATCAATATGGGCATTGGAACGATTGTTATTGCTTTAGCTTCAATTATTATTGGTGAAGTAGCTTTTGGAGAATTAACGTTAAATCAAAGATTAGTAGCAGTGACTTTAGGGAGTATTATTTATCGCTTAATTTTATTAGCAGTCTTACAACTAGGCTTTTCAGCTAATGATTTAAATTTAATTTCTTCAATTGTTTTGGCACTTTGCATGATGCTGCCACAATTAGAAAAAATTGTTCACTTGAAGAAGCCGATAGAGAAAGGAGTGAAGAAGCATGACTAA
- a CDS encoding ABC transporter ATP-binding protein: MTKPILELKDVKTTVKTADGEIVPILKGIDLKIKAGDFITIIGTNGAGKSTLLNTIAGSLRPDSGFLLHNGLDITKMSEEKRTQFIGRVFQDPKLGTAPRMTVAENLLLATKRGKRRFLRIRKLKQNLPRFKKLAAVMNNGLENRLNTFVEGLSGGQRQALSFLMATIERPDILLLDEHTAALDPHTSENLLAVTDQQIKENKLTALMITHHMEDALKYGNRLLVLKDGKVKADINEREKQNLKVGDLYKYFED, from the coding sequence ATGACTAAGCCAATTTTAGAATTAAAAGATGTAAAGACTACTGTAAAGACAGCTGATGGTGAAATAGTTCCTATTTTAAAGGGAATAGATTTAAAAATTAAAGCTGGGGATTTTATTACTATTATTGGAACGAACGGAGCAGGCAAATCTACGCTGTTGAACACTATTGCGGGTAGTTTAAGACCAGATAGTGGTTTTCTTCTCCATAATGGACTGGATATTACTAAAATGAGTGAAGAAAAGCGGACACAATTTATTGGACGTGTTTTTCAAGATCCTAAGTTGGGGACTGCTCCGAGAATGACAGTAGCGGAAAATCTTTTGTTAGCAACTAAGAGAGGTAAGAGAAGATTTTTAAGAATTAGAAAGTTAAAGCAAAACTTACCACGTTTTAAAAAATTAGCTGCAGTCATGAACAATGGCCTAGAAAATCGCTTAAATACTTTTGTAGAAGGTTTATCAGGTGGTCAAAGACAAGCTCTAAGTTTCTTAATGGCTACGATTGAAAGACCAGATATTTTGCTGCTAGACGAGCATACAGCAGCGCTAGACCCACATACAAGTGAAAATTTATTGGCAGTAACTGATCAGCAGATTAAGGAAAATAAATTAACTGCTTTAATGATTACACATCATATGGAAGACGCCTTAAAGTATGGGAACCGTCTCTTAGTTTTAAAAGATGGAAAAGTTAAAGCTGATATTAATGAAAGAGAAAAGCAAAACTTAAAAGTAGGTGATCTATATAAATATTTTGAAGATTAA